The following proteins come from a genomic window of Castor canadensis chromosome 17, mCasCan1.hap1v2, whole genome shotgun sequence:
- the Uqcc4 gene encoding ubiquinol-cytochrome c reductase complex assembly factor 4, protein MCGLLCTPAAGAVRVLRFVGWASRSLHLPPGSRALSQPATDGEEEEDPSRPIQFSSSRANPSRWTVEHSLGKQQQRPWWKVLPFSLSLMVLIIWCYLRRETKSDSWLRRVLDEEGPEPSERA, encoded by the exons ATGTGCGGTCTCCTGTGTACACCGGCTGCTGG GGCCGTCCGGGTGTTGCGGTTCGTGGGCTGGGCTTCGCGAAGCCTGCATCTGCCGCCCGGTAGCCGGGCTCTGTCCCAGCCCGCGACTGacggggaggaagaggaagatccCAGCCGTCCCATTCAGTTTTCATCCAGTAGAGCCAATCCGTCCCGCTGGACGGTGGAGCACTCCCTGGGAAAACAGCAGCAGCGGCCCTGGTGGAAAGTGCTGCCCTTCAGCCTCTCTCTCATGGTTCTGATCATCTGGTGTTACCTGAGGCGAGAGACCAAGTCGGACAGTTGGTTGAGACGGGTGTTGGACGAAGAGGGGCCGGAGCCCAGTGAGCGAGCCTAG